CCAACAAACAACCAACCACCCACCAACAAACAACCAACCACCAACAAACAATTAACCAACCACCAACAAACAACCAACCACCCAccaacaaccaaccaaccaaccacccaccaacaaacaaccaaccaacaaacaaccaaccaacaaacaaacaaccaaCCAACCACCCACCAACAAACAACCAACCAACCACCAACCAGCCAACAAACAACCAACCAACAAACAACCAAccaaacaacaaacaaacaaccaaccaaccaaccaaccaacaaaCAACCAACCAAACAACCAACAAACAACCAACCAAACAACCAACAACCAACAAACAACCAACCAAACAACCATCCAACCAACCAAACAACCAAcaaacaaccaaccaaccaacaaccaaccaaccaacaaaCAACAAACAACCAACAAACAACAAACAACCAACAACCAACCAACAACCAACAACCAAccaacaaccaaccaaccaaccaaccaaccaaccaaccaaaacaaccaacaaacaaaaaaacccagCCAACATTAAGAGATGGTTCAGGTATACTGGTCGAGTCACCCAACAGAACTTATGCTGAAGGAGCCAGTCCAATGTCTGATTTTCAtaataaagaaaaagtaaaaaaaatctataacaaCAACTAGCCTTACCTTTTGAGCATTGCGTGATGATGGCAAAAGATGGTTCCAGAAAGGCGCCCCCTTGGAGTCAGTGCTTCTGCAAGATCCATGAAGGGCCTGGCAGGTCTCAGCCCCCTTCCATCTCTTCCCAGGTCCTTCATCGTCAGAACAAGAGTCGCCAGTCTCGGTGGATGGAAGTAGTTTTCTCTTCACGGCAACGCTGCTGCTTCCAGGGGTGCCCAGGCGGGCGGCCCCAGGAGGAGTCCTCTCCAAGGAACTCAGGTCTTCCCCATCAGCAGTAGGCATCTTCCCATCTTCTACATAGACTTTAGAAGCCTCCTTAGATGCTTCGAAGTTGCCATTGGCACAGTCATGACTGCCACCAGGGCTGTCGTCTAACTTTTCCACCAACGTCTCTGTATGTGCAATGTTGTGCAAAACAAGATCAAGTATGTGCTGGTTGCTGGTAGATGCCTCTGAAGTCCTTGGGTCAGTCGAGAGAATAGTCCCGTTGGATTCAGAGGCGATTGACAGTCCTTCAGAGTTCCCCAGCTGTCTCTCTTTCAGACTGCTTCTGTGCAAAGTGGTGCAGGGCGGAGGAGAGAGAGATTCAGTTCTTCTACAACCGACCTTCTGGAGAGGTGGAGAGGTCACTCTCCTAGTAGGAGAATCCTTGGAAAGGAAGCCCTCCGCTCTGTGTTCAATGACCCGCAGTCCGCTATGGGAGAAATGCTGAGCGGAACTGCACATTGGCATCTCTTCTGAAAGCAATCCATCCTCAAAAATGTCCTGATCATCCTCATCATCAACAAGTGAGCTACTCGGATAGTCCCCATCTGACTGGCCGTGTCCAGGCGGGCAGTCACTTCTGGACTGGCCCCACATGGTTCTCCTTGGGCTCCTCGCAGGCTCCGGAAGCTGATCCGGAGGACCTCTCTTCAAGGCTTGGCGGCAAATGGCTTTAGGCCCCGGGATATCAGATGTTATAGATACATGATAGACTTTCTGGCGTTTGTGCTCCGTTGTTTCGGGGTATCCAACGAGAACCCTACAGTCCTGAGCAACGTTCAGAACTCCCACCTGGCCTGCAAACGCTGCGTCAACGTGGGCAGGCTGCCCGTTCTCACCACCTGCCTCCTCCTTGGGTGGTGCTTCCATCTGGATGTGCCTCATGGGTCTAACACTGGGGAGCCTCCAAATACTGGGATTAGAAGGAGAAATGGACCAGCTCCAGGGTAGCCGGGAACCTATGGATGGGGCCAGTGGGCAGCCTCTCTGGGGTGGCTTATACAAACCCAACAAACTCCAGAGTGATCTGCATCTGAGGAGAGAAAGCAGAAAAAAGTTAGCAAGTCTACCTAATGGAATGTGGTAATGTGAAGAACTTAAGCGCTGATATGATTTAAAAAACTGACTATATTAAAAGAttactaaaggggttgtaaaggtaaacattttttcccctaaaaagcttcctttcccttagtgcagtcctccttcacttacctcatccttccattttgcttttttctccacaccagggagaaagccttgcattactgtgtggagttacagacagaagaacaggaagtgaggatttctcagaagaaataaggacatttaaaagcaaaatggaaggataaggaaagtgaaggaggactgcactaaggtaaaggaagctatttaggggaaaaaatgtttacctttacaacccctttagtatctgttatcgggggggggggggggggtagtgtgccTGGAACGggcgtctattgttgctgggggggggggggcaatattgCTGGCTTCAGGGGGTCTAttttttgttatcattaacaaattgtatacaaattacttagcgccACAAAATAATACTGTATTCTATAAAAGtggcggtactgggaggtaggtaggggatggaaccaaggcaaggtacttggaggtgggtagggggtggagacaagggtgccttaaaaggggggggggggttcctgcacctattctccgagagagaaaaaaggtgtgtgtgtggatagatctatctatctatcaatctatctatcaatcatatatttatctctctatctatctatctatcatatctatctatctatcatatatccagggctggtgcaaggagttttgacaccctaggcgaaacctaatttttctTTAGCCGTGGTCCACAGGCTTGCACATGTGCCTCTGGACCCGGCCCGAAGACAAATAGTGGATGGCACTAGCTCGCTTCCTCACGCCAGCCGTGGTCCACAGTCCACtgtgtaactgcctgtctgtacaagcagacagatacaatgacaatgctttacaggttcttactagaaacaataataaatgcacatttttgtatcTGCAAAAAGATCtggatttatttaattttttttacaaaggtggacttgaaccgttagggccctttcacactggtgcgtatttgccgcgtttttgcggtaaaaatagcgatattaaaacgctcataaaacgctccccatgccccatccattgaaatgaattaaaaaccgctgtaaaaacgaagcgttaaaatcgcggtaaaacaccgctattttaccgcgtttttaattaatttcaatggagaggggcatggggagcgttttaatagcgctatttttaccgcgaaaacgcggcaaaaacgcaccagtgtgaaagggccctaacacctCAAATGGCCCCAATTCCTGTATTTTCAGGTCTGATCAtcaccccctctgtaccccctgcacacacacatatctgttccccctctgtaccctctgcacatctgttccccccacacacatctgctaccgctctgtaccccctgcacatctgcccccccacacacacacatatctgttccccctctgtaccccctgcacatctgttccccccacacacacatctgctaccgctctgtaccccctgcacatctgcccccccacacacacacatatctgttccccctctgtaccccctgcacatctgttccccccacacacatctgctaccgctctgtaccccctgcacatctgcccccccacacacacacatatctgttccccctctgtaccccctgcacatctgttccccccacacacatctgctaccgctctgtaccccctgcacatctgccccccccacacacacacatatctgttccccctctgtaccccctgcacatctgttccccccacacacatctgctaccgctctgtaccccctgcacatctgcccccccccacacacacacatatctgttccccctctgtacccccctgtacatctgtcccccacacacatctgctacccctctataccccctgcacatctgcccccccacacacatctgtttcccctctgtacccccctgcacacctgtcccccccccatacacatatCTGTCCATCCGTCCCCcaaacacacatatcagtaccccccccccgcACGTCTGTCCCCCACCCCACACATATCAGCACCCCCCctgtacgccccccccccccccacacacaaataagtacccccctgcacgtctcccccacccccccacacacacacacacacatcagtacccccctgcacgtcttttccccccacacacacatatcagtaccccctgcacgtctctcccccccccccacacacatatcagtacccccctgcacgtctgtccacacacacacataccattacccccctgcaTATACCATTACCCCCCCTGCACATACcattaccccctgcacatctgtcccccccacaaacataccattacccccctgcacgtctgtctgtccccccacacacatcattacccccctgcacgtcccccccccacacacacacacacatcagtaccccctgcaagtctgcccccccccccatacacatatcagtacccccctgcacgtctgccccccacacacacatatcagtacccccctgcacgtttgtccccccccacacacagacacatatcagtacccccttgcacgtctgtgttccccccacacacatatcagtaccccctctgtacacagtgcaatgtGCTATTAACTTAAAAGcagtcaatattttattttttgtgactgaGTGCTgcctgatctatctatctatcatatatctatctatcatatttctatctatctatcttctatctctctatctatctatctctctatctatctatctatctatctatcttctatctctctatctatcttctatctatctatctatcttctatctctctatctatctatctatcatatttctatctatctatctctctatctatcaatcatatatctatctatcgtatatctatctctctatctatcttatatctatctatctatcttatatctatatatctatctatcaatcaatcaatcaatcatatatctatctatcaatcaatCATATATCTATCAatcaaatctctctctctctatatatatctcgctatcaatcatctatctatctatctacacatacacacacacaccaagccCAGGGGGCTACCATCATTTTTACCCATTAAAATGCCCTCCATCTcccccaaccccccacccccgAGACTCACCCCTGTACATATGTGCGCTGCCTGTGGCAGTATGATGCCCCTTCTTTGGCACCTAGGACGCTCCTTCCCTGGCACATCTAGCTGGTGAGTCCGCTCATACTGGCACCTACAACTGCGAACCAAACGCAGGCTCCGAGCTTCGCTCCACACCATACCGGAGAGGAACCCTCCAAATCAGAAGCAGCGCTGCTGTGGTCCAAGATGACTGCAGaaagaacaaaaagaagaaaaaaatagtgCAATGAGACACATATCATGCTTGTCAACATAAAGCACATGCAGCAAtctgtactaataaaaaaaaaaagtccttaaccccttcaataccgggcttttatacccacctccataccgggcctattgcagcacttctctcctacatgtacaaatcatcattcttttgctagaaaattactcagaacccccaaacattatatatgttttttttttattattttagcagacactctagggaataaaatggcggtcattgcaactttttatctcgcacggtatttgcacaatcatttttcaaacgccttttttttttggagttagtccaattttttggtaaaatattaaagatgatgttacgccgagtaaatagagacctaacttgtcacgctttaaaattgcgcacactcatgcaatggcgccaaacttcggtacttaaaaatctccaaaggcgacgctttgacattttttacaggttaccagtttagagttacagaggaggtctagtgctagaattgttacacacgctctaacgcacgcggtgatacctcacatgtggggtttgaacggcgttcaCATATGTGGGCGTGTCTTACGTGTGCGTTcgattctgagcgcgagctatcggggacaggcaggggcgttttaaatttatctatttatttatttttttctcacttttattcctattacaaggaatgtaaacatctcttgtactattacaagtgtgtgacaggtcctctttatggagagatgcagggtcaataagaccccacatctctcctccaggctggaaagaatgagatcatgaaaaaaaattcacagatctcatgcttactagccacaatcgcggctttgtttacttcccgggtacccgggcgtgacgtcatcacatcgcgcccgggcctccaacggtcatagagatgactggtgatcatCTGGTACCCAGTCATGTCTATCCTCCACATCTGGCGGCAGACGATTCTTTCTCCAGGAGAAGcatcggatggtggcgggagggggggggggtgtgtcccttcctgccgcctataagaacgatcaagcggtggaattgCCGAGAGCACGACCACGTGATCAGCGGTCAGTcagtcaatgacagctgatcacggaagtaaacagaagccagttattggctcctccccctcttttgttGTTTagcaaaattaataaataaataaaatcccatTGGTGATTAACCagttcattactgggcacttagggccagattctggtagaagtgcggcggcgtaacgtatcatagatacgttacagcgccgcaagttttcatcgcaagtgcctgattcacaaagcacttgcgatgaaaactacgccggcggcctccggcgcaaggcgggccaattcaaatgggcgtgtgccatttaaattcggcgcgctcccgtgccggacctactgcgcattctccgtttcttaactcccgccgtgctttgcgcgccgtgacgtcattttttctaacggcgacgcgcgtagcgtatttccgtattcccggacggcttacgcaaacaacgttattttttaaatttcgacgcgggaacgacggccatactttagacagcagtacgtttgctgactaaagttagggcaccaaaaacgacgactaactttgcgacgggaaactagactagcggcgacgtagcgaacgcgaaaatccgtcgtggatccgccgtaactcctaatttgcatacccgacgctggtttacgacgcaaacgccccccagcggcggccgctgtattgcatcttaagattcgacagtgtaaaacaattacacctgtcggatcttagggatatctatgcgtaactgattctatgaatcagccgcatagatagaaacagagatacgacggagtttctctttggtgaatctggcccttaaacccccttcgtgcccagaccaattttcagcgctgacacatttagaatgacaattgcgcggtcatacaacactgtacccaaattatatttttatcatttttttcccacaaatagagctttcttttggtggtatttgatcatctctgcgatttttattttttgcgctataaacaaaaaaagactgaaaattttgaggaaaaaaaacacaatattttttactttttgttataataatatcccattttttttttttttatatttttttcctcggtttaggccgatacgtattcttctacatatttttgttaaaaaaaaaaaatcgcaataagcgtatattgattggtttgcgcaaaagttatagcgcctacaaaataggggatagatttatgatttattttttactagtaatggcggcgatgtgcgatttttttgtcagggctgcgatattgcggcggacgtatcggacacttttgacacaatattgggaccacatttatacagcgatcggtgctataaaaatgcactaattactgtataaatatgactggcagggaaggagttaacactaggggggtgaggaaggggttaaatgtattccctgggtgtgttctaactgtgtgtggggggaggggggtgactgggggaggtgactgatgctgtgtccctatgtacaagagacacagatcggtctcctctctccctgacaggacgtggagctctgtgtttacaccccatcattacacacagagctccatgtccctgctgtcaccgccgatcgcgggaacctggcggacatcgcggccgccaggcacacgcatgtgatgcgatgcgccgggcacagtgtttaccaGCTGCGCGCCCACAGCccacagggacgtccacccggcacttgagagccgcgctgtggacgtctttcgtctatagcgcggctctcaagtggttaaataccagcaAAACAAAGCTATCCGTCTCCAAAAATACATTACAAAAAATGTGTGTACAGTGCTgcataatacaaatatatatatttttttcctctactataaaaaaagattttgtacttggtgttatttttttttttattcttttatttaacaaaaagttACATTGTACAGACCTAtgcttggtgttttttttttctttacaattatTTAAACAATCTTATTATAGAAGACCTATCATTTGGTTTGACAATCCTGATCCTTTTATTAATGAAAATAAAAGTCATCCTGCAGAGTATCAGTATAGGTGGAGTGAATGGCAGGGCTGCCTTATGATTCAGGAGGGTGTGGATCACATGACAAACGGCTATTAAATTGCTATATTATGATTGGCTGGCCTCCAAAGGCAGGTAAGGAATGCTTACAATTCTAAATAGGTAACAAGTGTCCTATAGTAGATTATATACATCATATTATTATTGTATGTAATTACGTCATAATTATATATAGAATAGAGAAtacgagatatatatatatatatatatatatatatatatatatatatatatatatatatatatatatatatatatatatatatatacacacacatacctatttttttttattattagattttatatatatatataaaaaaaaaaatgaaaatatctaataataaaatacattgaaaGAATATGtaggtgtgtgtacacacacacacacacctattttttatatatatatctaataaaaaaatgaaaaaatatataggtgtgtgtatatgtgtgtatatatatacacacacacctattttttttttattattagattatatagatacatatatatatataaaaaaaattatgtaaatatcTCACAATACAATAAATTGAAAACatatatagatgtgtgtgtgtgtatacatatacacacacacacctattttatatatatatatatatatctaataataacataaaatgaaaaaaatatataggtgtgtgtgtgtatgtgtatttatatatatatatatatatatatatatatatatatatatatatatatatatatatatatatatatatatatatatatatatatatatatatatatatatatatacacacacacctatttttttttatttattagatatatatatattttttatataaatatctattaataaaataaaaaatatataggtgtgtgtgtgtgtatatatatatatatatatatatatatacacacacacacacacacacatacatatacacacctatttatttttattacattatatatatatatatatatatatatatatatacatacatataaaaaaaattatgtaaatatctcataataaaataaattgaaaaaatatataggtgtgtgtgtgtatatattatatatatatatatatatatatatatatatatatatatatatatatacacacacaccgatttatatatatatgtctaataataaaataaaaaaatatataggtgtgtgtgtatatatatatatatatatatatatatatatatatatatatatatatatatacacacacacacctatttttttattcattagatatattttttatttatttaaatatctattaataaaataaaaaatatataggtgtatgtgtgtatatatatatatttatatttagatagatagctagagacacacatacatacacacatttttttttattttattaggaactagattttgttttttattttatatatatatatatatatatatatatatatatatatatatatatatattttctttttaatataaatatctaataaat
The Rana temporaria unplaced genomic scaffold, aRanTem1.1, whole genome shotgun sequence DNA segment above includes these coding regions:
- the LOC120923019 gene encoding protein FAM214B-like — translated: MCQGRSVLGAKEGASYCHRQRTYVQGCRSLWSLLGLYKPPQRGCPLAPSIGSRLPWSWSISPSNPSIWRLPSVRPMRHIQMEAPPKEEAGGENGQPAHVDAAFAGQVGVLNVAQDCRVLVGYPETTEHKRQKVYHVSITSDIPGPKAICRQALKRGPPDQLPEPARSPRRTMWGQSRSDCPPGHGQSDGDYPSSSLVDDEDDQDIFEDGLLSEEMPMCSSAQHFSHSGLRVIEHRAEGFLSKDSPTRRVTSPPLQKVGCRRTESLSPPPCTTLHRSSLKERQLGNSEGLSIASESNGTILSTDPRTSEASTSNQHILDLVLHNIAHTETLVEKLDDSPGGSHDCANGNFEASKEASKVYVEDGKMPTADGEDLSSLERTPPGAARLGTPGSSSVAVKRKLLPSTETGDSCSDDEGPGKRWKGAETCQALHGSCRSTDSKGAPFWNHLLPSSRNAQKQCLWVEYLKQKLYSKVSWGPPLLNRAP